Proteins encoded within one genomic window of Bacillus sp. F19:
- a CDS encoding protein kinase family protein has translation MKGYKQFADSVKIGGKGTRAKLYGHDSSLTFIGAGRSAFVFKLANENKALKVFFPSFTHIAKEEAEIYRTLQGIEYYPNLYEAGENYLVIDYIEGSTLFDCVSTGISITDKHIAEIDKALMHAKERGLNPSDIHLRNIFITDGGEIKMIDVARFRQTKNCTQWDDLKTAFNKYYRKTYFPKRIPAAMMNFIAVLYKKKLISLAS, from the coding sequence ATGAAAGGATATAAGCAATTTGCAGATAGCGTCAAAATAGGAGGAAAAGGGACACGTGCCAAGCTATATGGCCATGATTCTTCCTTAACCTTCATCGGAGCTGGCAGAAGCGCATTTGTTTTTAAACTTGCGAATGAGAATAAAGCTTTAAAGGTGTTCTTTCCTTCATTTACTCATATTGCAAAGGAAGAAGCTGAAATTTACAGGACCCTTCAGGGGATTGAGTATTACCCCAATCTATATGAAGCGGGAGAAAACTATTTAGTCATAGATTATATAGAAGGAAGCACTCTCTTTGATTGTGTCAGCACGGGAATATCCATTACTGATAAGCATATAGCAGAAATCGATAAAGCTCTTATGCACGCTAAAGAAAGAGGGCTGAACCCGTCTGATATTCACCTTCGCAATATATTCATTACCGATGGGGGCGAGATCAAAATGATTGATGTCGCAAGGTTCCGTCAAACAAAAAATTGCACACAATGGGACGATTTAAAGACAGCTTTTAATAAATACTACCGCAAGACTTATTTTCCTAAAAGAATACCAGCTGCCATGATGAATTTTATTGCAGTCTTGTATAAGAAAAAACTGATTTCATTAGCATCATAA
- a CDS encoding fructose-specific PTS transporter subunit EIIC, whose amino-acid sequence MKITDLLTNDTIILNLHAESKADVIDEIIESLDRAGKLKNKEEYKKAILAREEQSTTGIGEGIAIPHAKTSAVSVPAIAFGRSAEGIDYESLDGQPAHLFFMIAASEGANNEHLQTLSRLSSFVMDPAFKKKLEEAASKAEVLAAVDQKEKETEAEEEPASSSSGKKILAVTACPTGIAHTYMAADALNAKAKEMGVSIKVETNGSGGIKNGLSAEDIAEAEAIIVAADKQVEMDRFAGKHVIQVPVAQGIRKPQELIQKALDQDAPVYKSSGEKKMADSPKSGRSGFYKHLMNGVSNMLPFVVGGGILIAISFIFGINAANPDDPSYHPIAEALSTIGGGNAFYLMIPVLAGFIAMSIADRPGFAPGMVGGLMAATGGAGFLGGLIAGFLAGYLVVGLKKAFSGLPNSLEGIKPVLLYPLFGILLTGLIMMFIVIEPVKALNDGLTVWLKGMGTGNLVLLGLILGGMMAVDMGGPINKAAFTFGIAMIDAGNFAPHAAIMAGGMVPPLGLALSTTFFKKKFTKAEREAGKTNYVMGASFITEGAIPFAAADPARVIPAAVIGSAAAGALTMIFGIGLRAPHGGAFVIPIVDGNPLLYIAAILIGSLITAVMVGFMKKEVKE is encoded by the coding sequence ATGAAGATTACAGATTTATTAACAAACGATACGATTATCCTAAACTTGCATGCAGAATCAAAAGCGGATGTTATCGACGAAATCATTGAGTCACTTGATCGGGCAGGCAAGCTAAAAAATAAAGAAGAGTATAAAAAAGCGATTTTGGCCAGGGAAGAGCAGAGCACTACAGGAATCGGAGAAGGGATTGCCATTCCTCATGCAAAAACAAGTGCAGTGTCAGTACCTGCAATAGCGTTTGGCCGCTCTGCAGAAGGAATAGACTATGAATCTCTCGATGGCCAGCCTGCTCATCTATTTTTCATGATTGCAGCTTCTGAAGGAGCAAACAATGAACATTTGCAAACGCTTTCCAGACTTTCAAGTTTTGTAATGGATCCGGCTTTTAAAAAGAAGCTTGAAGAGGCCGCTTCAAAAGCAGAAGTTCTTGCTGCTGTTGATCAAAAAGAAAAAGAGACGGAAGCAGAAGAAGAACCTGCATCATCCTCTTCAGGCAAGAAAATTCTTGCTGTCACAGCATGTCCCACTGGAATCGCACACACATATATGGCTGCAGATGCCCTGAATGCAAAAGCGAAAGAGATGGGCGTAAGCATCAAGGTTGAAACAAATGGATCCGGCGGAATTAAAAATGGTTTGTCAGCTGAAGACATTGCAGAAGCCGAAGCAATTATCGTAGCTGCTGACAAACAGGTGGAAATGGATCGTTTCGCAGGGAAGCATGTCATTCAGGTGCCTGTTGCCCAAGGAATCCGAAAGCCTCAAGAATTAATTCAAAAAGCGCTGGATCAGGATGCGCCTGTTTATAAAAGCAGCGGTGAGAAGAAAATGGCTGACTCACCTAAATCAGGAAGAAGCGGTTTTTATAAGCATCTAATGAATGGTGTTTCGAACATGCTCCCGTTTGTCGTGGGCGGAGGAATCTTGATTGCGATTTCCTTTATCTTTGGAATTAATGCCGCAAATCCAGATGATCCATCCTACCACCCAATCGCAGAAGCATTAAGCACAATTGGCGGAGGCAATGCCTTTTATCTCATGATTCCGGTTTTAGCCGGGTTTATTGCGATGAGTATTGCGGACCGTCCGGGATTTGCACCAGGTATGGTCGGTGGTCTTATGGCAGCTACAGGGGGAGCAGGTTTCTTGGGCGGATTAATCGCCGGTTTCCTTGCGGGTTACTTAGTTGTCGGACTTAAGAAAGCATTCAGCGGGCTGCCGAATTCTCTTGAAGGCATAAAGCCTGTACTGCTTTATCCATTGTTCGGTATTTTACTGACAGGTCTGATCATGATGTTTATTGTCATCGAGCCAGTTAAAGCATTGAATGATGGATTAACGGTTTGGCTTAAAGGAATGGGAACTGGAAACCTTGTGCTGCTTGGATTGATTTTAGGCGGAATGATGGCAGTTGATATGGGAGGTCCAATCAACAAAGCGGCCTTTACATTTGGAATTGCGATGATCGACGCAGGCAACTTTGCACCGCATGCAGCCATTATGGCTGGCGGAATGGTGCCTCCGCTTGGTCTTGCTCTCTCAACAACTTTCTTTAAAAAGAAATTTACAAAAGCAGAGCGGGAAGCAGGGAAAACAAATTACGTCATGGGAGCATCTTTTATCACAGAAGGAGCCATTCCATTTGCAGCAGCTGACCCGGCACGTGTTATCCCGGCCGCGGTTATCGGATCTGCAGCAGCTGGAGCGCTTACGATGATTTTTGGCATTGGACTTCGCGCACCTCATGGCGGGGCATTTGTTATCCCGATTGTTGATGGAAATCCATTGTTATACATTGCAGCAATCCTGATCGGATCACTGATCACAGCTGTCATGGTAGGATTTATGAAAAAAGAAGTAAAAGAATAA
- a CDS encoding DUF6376 family protein, with product MMKMFKVLAVLSIVFLSGCSLLEGVNSSLQYANDAKDYINEASTFAEEIPALAEEAVNNEEARAELEQSLNSMKEEINTFKESDAPEIAEDAHNQLVIYSESLESGIDSALKQIENGEWNLQLFEDTEIVKTVSEMQNILDQIEQLGS from the coding sequence ATGATGAAAATGTTTAAAGTATTGGCTGTTTTATCCATCGTTTTCCTAAGCGGGTGTTCTTTGCTTGAAGGCGTTAATTCTTCTTTGCAGTACGCAAATGATGCAAAGGATTATATTAATGAGGCAAGCACATTTGCAGAGGAGATTCCTGCTCTTGCTGAAGAGGCTGTAAATAACGAAGAAGCAAGAGCGGAGCTTGAGCAGAGTTTAAACAGTATGAAGGAAGAAATAAATACATTTAAAGAATCGGATGCGCCGGAAATTGCTGAGGATGCCCATAATCAGCTTGTCATCTACAGTGAATCACTTGAAAGCGGAATTGATTCTGCTCTGAAGCAAATTGAAAACGGAGAGTGGAATCTTCAGCTGTTTGAAGACACAGAAATTGTGAAAACTGTGTCTGAAATGCAAAACATCTTAGATCAAATTGAACAGCTTGGATCTTGA
- the pfkB gene encoding 1-phosphofructokinase: MIYTCTLNPSIDYVVEVNDFKEGHLNRTDSASVFPGGKGINVSRVLKRLGTESTALGFAGGFTGQFIKEFLSTEGITHDFISVSDQTRINVKLKSVKETEINGQGPEITTEQKLELLGKIDELQAEDVLVLAGSIPSALDESFYKKIADKCLKNGVKVVIDASGNALRSTFPSNPFLIKPNHHELGELFDTKVSSAQEAVYYGKKLLEEGVQNVIVSMAEKGAIFINQHVAYFANVPSGEVKNSVGAGDSVVAGFIAGFKQHGDFKKAFKQGVATGSATAFSEDLTTKEFAAELINEVNVNEI, encoded by the coding sequence ATGATTTATACATGTACGCTGAACCCTTCCATCGATTATGTCGTGGAGGTAAACGATTTTAAAGAAGGGCACCTCAATCGCACGGATAGCGCAAGCGTTTTTCCGGGCGGGAAAGGAATCAATGTTTCAAGAGTTCTGAAGCGGCTGGGAACAGAAAGTACAGCACTTGGCTTTGCAGGAGGATTTACAGGCCAATTCATTAAAGAGTTCCTCTCAACAGAGGGAATTACACATGATTTTATCAGTGTTTCAGATCAAACGAGAATTAACGTCAAGCTTAAATCAGTTAAAGAAACAGAAATCAATGGCCAGGGTCCAGAGATTACAACTGAGCAGAAGCTTGAGCTGCTCGGGAAAATCGATGAATTGCAGGCTGAGGATGTACTCGTTTTAGCAGGGAGTATTCCATCCGCTCTTGACGAAAGCTTTTATAAAAAAATAGCAGATAAATGCTTGAAAAATGGTGTGAAAGTTGTCATTGATGCATCAGGTAATGCATTAAGAAGTACATTCCCAAGCAATCCCTTCCTGATCAAGCCGAATCATCATGAATTAGGGGAGCTATTCGATACAAAGGTCAGCAGCGCCCAAGAAGCTGTTTATTATGGGAAGAAGCTGCTTGAAGAGGGCGTGCAGAATGTTATTGTTTCAATGGCTGAAAAAGGGGCCATTTTCATTAATCAGCACGTAGCTTATTTTGCCAATGTACCATCTGGAGAGGTAAAGAATTCAGTTGGTGCAGGAGATTCAGTTGTTGCCGGCTTTATTGCAGGATTCAAACAGCATGGAGATTTTAAAAAAGCCTTTAAGCAGGGCGTTGCAACCGGAAGCGCAACTGCTTTTTCAGAAGATCTTACTACAAAAGAGTTTGCAGCTGAGCTCATTAATGAAGTAAATGTCAATGAGATTTAG
- a CDS encoding DeoR/GlpR family DNA-binding transcription regulator, translating into MITPERHRIIIKVLGEKQVATIQELVDATSSSESTIRRDLSQLQKEKKLKRVHGGASLFHQKGEELSVIEKSLQNAAEKERIAKFAADLVKNGDSIYIDAGTTTMQMIPYLKDKEITVVTNGVSHLEMLLENQIPTYLIGGIVKPKTRALVGSGAQSGINAYRFDKCFMGVNGIHPEAGYTTPDPEEAAIKRLAITLSQEAFILADDTKFNEISFSKIAGLHEAAVITNELDEDTAYDIKEKTEIKVVTA; encoded by the coding sequence ATGATTACACCAGAACGGCACCGGATCATAATTAAGGTCCTGGGTGAAAAACAGGTCGCAACGATACAGGAATTAGTTGATGCTACTTCTTCTTCAGAGTCAACCATCCGAAGAGATTTAAGCCAGCTTCAAAAAGAGAAAAAATTAAAACGTGTTCACGGCGGAGCTTCTCTTTTTCATCAAAAGGGTGAAGAGCTCAGTGTCATTGAAAAGTCCTTACAAAATGCTGCTGAAAAAGAACGGATTGCCAAATTTGCAGCAGATCTTGTGAAAAACGGAGACAGCATATACATTGACGCAGGTACGACAACCATGCAAATGATTCCATATTTAAAAGACAAAGAAATAACGGTCGTCACAAATGGCGTTTCACATCTCGAAATGCTGCTTGAAAATCAGATCCCAACCTACCTGATTGGAGGCATTGTAAAGCCGAAAACAAGAGCGCTTGTAGGCAGTGGAGCACAGTCAGGAATCAACGCATACAGATTTGATAAATGTTTTATGGGTGTGAACGGCATTCATCCGGAAGCAGGCTATACAACACCGGACCCGGAGGAAGCAGCAATCAAGAGGCTTGCCATCACCCTGTCTCAAGAAGCATTTATTCTTGCAGATGATACGAAATTCAATGAAATTTCGTTCTCTAAAATTGCCGGCCTGCACGAAGCAGCGGTAATTACGAACGAACTGGATGAAGACACAGCTTATGATATTAAAGAAAAGACAGAGATAAAGGTTGTGACAGCATGA
- a CDS encoding TetR/AcrR family transcriptional regulator: MKEKEKRIIEAAMSLFAKKGVTSTSIQDIANECGISKGSFYLYFKSKEALLLETFKYHFELIHSKMEAVRQRDLEPRALLIAQLSCQLSEINKHKDFIIMQMKENAIPNNPSMAAFIQKMNADSNLFVKNALLAIYGESIEEYIWDISTILQGMIHSYLKFIIFEKAELDFDELAAFLLNRVDDVASGLKVSKEKPILSSEREKNLFSLCTAIDRDELLAKIDQSKQQLSGDLLVTLEVLEAEIKEDSPRTAVIQGMLANLNQDPALAELQKGIAAYYQIKLL, from the coding sequence ATGAAGGAAAAAGAAAAGCGGATTATTGAAGCGGCTATGAGCCTTTTCGCTAAAAAAGGGGTTACCTCAACGTCCATACAGGATATTGCGAACGAATGCGGAATTTCAAAAGGGTCTTTTTACCTTTATTTTAAATCGAAGGAAGCTCTCCTGCTTGAAACATTCAAATATCATTTTGAGCTGATTCATTCAAAAATGGAAGCTGTCAGACAGCGGGATCTCGAACCCCGCGCACTTTTAATCGCCCAGCTATCCTGCCAGCTGAGTGAGATTAATAAACATAAAGATTTCATTATTATGCAAATGAAGGAGAACGCCATACCAAATAACCCTTCAATGGCAGCTTTCATTCAAAAAATGAATGCAGATTCCAATCTTTTTGTTAAAAATGCGCTTCTAGCCATTTACGGCGAGTCCATTGAAGAATATATCTGGGATATAAGCACAATCCTTCAGGGCATGATTCATTCTTATTTAAAATTCATTATCTTTGAAAAAGCGGAATTGGATTTCGATGAACTCGCAGCTTTTCTTTTAAACCGGGTGGATGATGTTGCTTCAGGATTGAAGGTTTCAAAAGAGAAACCCATTCTTTCAAGTGAAAGAGAAAAAAATCTTTTCTCTTTATGTACAGCCATCGATCGGGATGAACTATTAGCCAAAATCGACCAAAGCAAGCAGCAGCTCTCAGGTGATCTTCTTGTCACGCTTGAGGTGCTGGAGGCAGAAATTAAAGAGGATTCACCTCGGACTGCTGTAATACAGGGGATGCTTGCGAACTTGAATCAAGATCCGGCTTTAGCAGAGCTTCAGAAGGGCATTGCTGCTTATTATCAAATTAAACTTTTATAG